A window of the Bdellovibrio sp. ZAP7 genome harbors these coding sequences:
- a CDS encoding ABC transporter ATP-binding protein, whose amino-acid sequence MANTETQIKVQGVDKIFVGGEEGKDVIALKDINLEIPRGQFLCLLGPSGCGKSTLLNAIAGFSLPTNGQVLVENKMIEEPGPDRGMVFQEYALFPWMSVEDNITFGLRIKKNVPEEQIQKTLESLLEKLKLTEFRKRFPKDLSGGMRQRVAIARVLALDPPIMLMDEPFGALDALTRRSLQDELIKLWQETKKTVVFVTHSMEEAIYLADRIVVMTYRPGTVKKDLIVDLPRPRNPAATDFNALKREISDMVMAEQNRFQNAQIRGSTGD is encoded by the coding sequence ATGGCAAACACAGAAACACAAATCAAAGTTCAAGGCGTCGATAAAATCTTCGTTGGTGGCGAAGAGGGTAAAGACGTTATCGCTCTGAAAGACATCAATCTAGAAATTCCCCGTGGGCAGTTCTTGTGCCTGCTGGGGCCGTCAGGCTGTGGTAAGAGCACTTTGTTAAACGCAATTGCGGGATTCTCGCTGCCCACGAATGGCCAAGTTCTGGTCGAGAATAAAATGATCGAAGAGCCAGGACCAGATCGTGGAATGGTTTTTCAGGAGTACGCATTGTTTCCGTGGATGTCGGTTGAAGACAACATTACTTTCGGTCTGCGCATTAAAAAGAATGTGCCCGAAGAGCAAATCCAAAAGACTTTGGAATCATTGTTAGAGAAATTGAAGCTAACAGAGTTCCGTAAGCGCTTCCCGAAAGATCTTTCCGGTGGTATGCGCCAACGTGTGGCGATCGCGCGCGTCTTGGCCTTGGATCCACCGATTATGCTTATGGATGAGCCCTTTGGAGCGTTAGATGCCTTGACCCGCAGAAGTCTGCAAGACGAGCTGATCAAGCTGTGGCAAGAAACCAAAAAAACCGTGGTCTTCGTCACTCACAGTATGGAAGAAGCGATTTATCTCGCCGACCGTATTGTGGTCATGACGTACCGACCAGGAACTGTGAAGAAAGATCTGATTGTGGATCTTCCTCGTCCAAGAAATCCAGCGGCCACTGATTTCAATGCCCTTAAACGTGAAATCAGCGACATGGTTATGGCCGAGCAAAACCGCTTCCAAAACGCTCAAATTCGCGGTTCTACCGGCGACTAA
- a CDS encoding ATP-grasp domain-containing protein encodes MSKVAVFFQSEPPPAIDGIKKPFKPGGYSDSGADIAYALKESGQFVATPVAFPEPQNDKDWVFPDSESGFAKAYEAGARVFWLNTVLYVGHPVEKIKYPDVKFVGQLPADVQKADDKFATNKLLRERGLPVAFSEVIKLENWQSLNLTAPMMIKPIRGRGSQGVEVVKESPALKALVEKWKASGEFGDAFMAEEFLPGDEITITVMPAGTYRVQGENVVKDTPWALPPVRRVNHVEGVAPYNGVVAVTSNSVLLSPVEAQEAAIHSAVQACERAGTLLEIHAPIRIDCRQNSDGKYLIFDLNMKPNMTGPGRPGRDNQDSLSAIAARGIGWDFKDLLLAMLEQAFKMVVSSQGYLRK; translated from the coding sequence ATGAGCAAAGTCGCAGTCTTTTTTCAAAGTGAACCACCTCCAGCCATCGATGGAATTAAAAAACCTTTTAAACCCGGCGGCTACAGTGATAGCGGCGCTGATATAGCCTATGCCCTTAAGGAAAGTGGTCAGTTTGTGGCGACGCCGGTGGCTTTTCCTGAACCACAAAATGATAAAGACTGGGTCTTTCCTGATAGCGAATCAGGCTTTGCGAAAGCCTATGAAGCTGGTGCCAGAGTCTTTTGGCTGAACACTGTTTTGTACGTGGGCCATCCCGTTGAGAAAATAAAATATCCTGATGTAAAGTTCGTGGGACAGCTTCCTGCGGATGTGCAAAAGGCTGACGATAAGTTCGCGACCAATAAGCTTTTGCGAGAGCGTGGACTTCCGGTGGCTTTTTCTGAAGTTATTAAGCTTGAAAACTGGCAGTCATTAAATTTAACGGCTCCCATGATGATTAAACCTATCCGTGGTCGTGGCAGCCAAGGTGTGGAAGTCGTCAAGGAATCCCCAGCATTGAAAGCGTTGGTTGAAAAGTGGAAGGCCTCTGGGGAGTTTGGTGATGCTTTTATGGCCGAAGAGTTTTTGCCCGGTGACGAGATAACGATCACGGTGATGCCGGCAGGGACTTATCGTGTTCAAGGGGAGAACGTCGTTAAAGACACTCCCTGGGCATTGCCTCCGGTGCGACGTGTGAATCATGTCGAAGGGGTTGCGCCTTACAACGGTGTCGTAGCGGTGACCTCTAATAGTGTTCTTCTGTCGCCAGTTGAGGCGCAGGAAGCCGCTATTCACAGTGCGGTACAGGCTTGCGAGCGAGCTGGAACTCTTTTGGAAATTCATGCGCCGATTCGCATTGATTGCCGTCAAAACTCCGACGGAAAGTACCTGATTTTTGATTTAAATATGAAACCGAATATGACGGGGCCAGGAAGGCCGGGGCGGGATAATCAAGACAGTCTGTCTGCTATTGCTGCCCGAGGAATTGGCTGGGACTTTAAAGACTTGCTGCTAGCGATGCTAGAGCAAGCCTTTAAGATGGTCGTTAGTAGCCAAGGATATCTACGTAAGTAA
- a CDS encoding helix-turn-helix domain-containing protein, producing METLAKRLKRLRTEQDKSAQQIADLTGIPVTTYREWENGRQILGEPYEKLSKALDVSLFELMTGRKPKHADLFIKLEEVEKTLSELRSQLGNLLT from the coding sequence ATGGAAACTTTAGCGAAACGCCTTAAAAGACTACGCACAGAACAAGACAAATCTGCCCAACAAATCGCAGATCTTACAGGCATCCCTGTAACCACTTACCGTGAGTGGGAAAATGGCCGTCAGATTCTGGGTGAGCCCTATGAAAAGCTCTCAAAAGCATTAGACGTTTCCCTGTTTGAGCTGATGACGGGTCGTAAGCCAAAGCACGCAGATCTATTTATCAAACTTGAAGAAGTAGAAAAGACTTTGTCTGAACTCCGCTCTCAACTTGGCAACTTGCTAACTTAA
- a CDS encoding radical SAM/SPASM domain-containing protein has product MNIEISNICNLQCSFCPPVEREKKMMSLEVFESVITQVAPLTDQVTLHLMGDPLVHPKLAEFINICANHQVPVFLVTNGVLMNAMKEDLLLHPILRQVNFSLHSFHDNYGDKDPTIYLNKIFNYTRRAMAERPDLYLNFRLWNLDAPLGTGAHNRSMLDRVGTEFGFNFNEAIDVRRNKSIRIQDRLYLHFDTEFTWPSVDLPLLGTKGTCYGLSSHFGVLADGTLVPCCLDKEGKVPLGNVKDASVESILGSDRAMKILKGFKDHKLVENLCQRCQYITRFQ; this is encoded by the coding sequence GTGAATATCGAGATCAGCAACATCTGCAATCTGCAGTGTAGCTTCTGTCCGCCTGTTGAGCGTGAAAAGAAAATGATGAGCCTGGAGGTTTTCGAATCCGTGATCACGCAAGTGGCCCCGCTGACTGACCAAGTGACTTTACATTTGATGGGCGACCCTTTGGTGCACCCCAAATTGGCAGAGTTCATCAATATCTGCGCGAATCATCAGGTTCCCGTGTTCCTGGTTACCAACGGCGTCTTGATGAATGCGATGAAAGAAGATCTTTTGCTACACCCGATTTTGCGTCAGGTGAATTTCTCTTTGCACAGCTTCCATGACAACTATGGAGACAAAGACCCAACTATCTATTTGAATAAGATCTTTAACTACACTCGCCGAGCAATGGCCGAGCGTCCAGATTTGTATCTGAATTTCCGTCTGTGGAATTTGGACGCCCCGCTGGGCACTGGTGCCCACAATCGCTCGATGCTAGACCGCGTAGGCACTGAGTTTGGTTTTAATTTTAACGAAGCCATCGACGTTCGCAGGAACAAAAGTATTCGCATCCAAGATCGCTTATATTTGCACTTCGATACTGAGTTCACGTGGCCCTCGGTTGACCTGCCCTTACTCGGCACCAAAGGCACTTGTTATGGCCTTTCCAGCCACTTTGGCGTCCTTGCTGATGGAACTTTAGTGCCATGCTGCCTGGACAAAGAAGGCAAAGTTCCACTCGGCAATGTAAAGGACGCCTCCGTTGAATCCATCCTTGGTTCCGACCGCGCTATGAAAATTTTAAAAGGTTTTAAAGACCATAAATTGGTCGAAAACCTCTGCCAACGCTGCCAATACATCACCCGCTTCCAATAG
- the lpdA gene encoding dihydrolipoyl dehydrogenase, which yields MSDNQFDLIVIGSGPGGYVGAIRAAQLGLKTAVIEKDKTYGGTCLNVGCIPSKALLESSEHYVAAQHDFAAHGIKVPKVELDLGTMIARKDKVVKANTDGINFLFKKNKITGINGFGKILGAGKVEVKTDDGNTQVLTTKAIVIASGSVPVELPFLKYDEKRIVSNTGALILPQVPKTMIVVGGGVIGLELGSVWQRLGAEVTVIEYTNRLGGATDQDCMNVLKRNLEKEGMKFLLSTKVTGSNVVADGVEVTYESLTDGKATTAKAEVVLVATGRKPFTTGLGLEETGIQKDPQGRIIVDAHYQTSVAGIYAIGDVIAGPMLAHKAEEEGVAVAEMLAGGAGHVNYNTVPGVIYTHPEVATVGINEEQAKEKGIEINVGKFPFLANGRARAKGFTEGFVKIIADKATDKLLGAHMVGPGVSELIHEVIVCMEFGGSSEDLARSFHAHPTLSEVVREAALAVEKRARQM from the coding sequence ATGTCAGACAATCAATTTGATCTTATTGTTATCGGTTCCGGTCCCGGTGGTTATGTAGGCGCAATTCGCGCAGCTCAATTGGGATTGAAAACGGCAGTTATTGAAAAAGACAAAACTTACGGTGGCACTTGCTTGAACGTAGGTTGCATCCCTTCCAAAGCTCTTTTGGAAAGTTCTGAACATTACGTAGCGGCTCAACATGATTTCGCTGCTCATGGTATCAAAGTTCCTAAAGTTGAATTGGACTTGGGCACGATGATCGCTCGTAAAGACAAAGTGGTTAAAGCCAACACTGATGGTATTAACTTCCTATTCAAGAAAAACAAAATCACAGGCATCAACGGCTTCGGGAAAATCTTGGGAGCTGGCAAAGTAGAAGTGAAAACAGACGACGGTAATACTCAAGTGTTGACGACTAAAGCGATCGTGATTGCTTCTGGTTCTGTTCCTGTGGAACTTCCATTCCTAAAATACGATGAAAAAAGAATCGTATCCAACACAGGTGCCTTGATCCTGCCACAAGTTCCTAAAACGATGATCGTTGTCGGTGGTGGTGTGATCGGTCTTGAACTGGGTTCTGTATGGCAGCGCCTGGGTGCTGAAGTAACAGTGATCGAGTACACGAACCGCTTGGGCGGCGCTACAGATCAAGACTGCATGAACGTTCTTAAACGTAACTTGGAAAAAGAAGGCATGAAGTTCCTTCTTTCGACGAAAGTAACGGGCTCTAACGTTGTTGCTGACGGCGTTGAAGTGACTTACGAATCTTTGACTGACGGCAAAGCAACAACTGCGAAAGCCGAAGTTGTTCTGGTAGCAACTGGACGCAAACCATTCACAACAGGCTTGGGTCTTGAAGAAACTGGTATCCAAAAGGATCCACAAGGTCGCATCATCGTCGATGCTCACTACCAAACCTCAGTTGCTGGCATCTATGCCATTGGTGACGTTATCGCGGGCCCAATGCTTGCGCACAAAGCGGAAGAAGAAGGCGTAGCAGTTGCTGAAATGCTAGCTGGTGGCGCAGGTCACGTGAACTACAACACAGTTCCAGGCGTGATCTACACTCACCCAGAAGTTGCAACTGTAGGTATCAACGAAGAACAAGCTAAAGAAAAAGGTATCGAAATCAACGTGGGTAAATTCCCATTCCTGGCAAACGGCCGTGCGCGCGCGAAAGGCTTCACTGAAGGTTTCGTAAAAATCATCGCGGATAAGGCCACAGACAAGCTTTTGGGCGCTCACATGGTGGGTCCTGGCGTATCTGAGCTGATCCACGAAGTGATTGTGTGTATGGAGTTCGGTGGCAGCAGTGAAGATCTTGCAAGATCCTTCCACGCCCACCCTACTTTGTCAGAAGTTGTGCGTGAAGCCGCCCTGGCGGTTGAAAAACGCGCTCGTCAGATGTAA
- a CDS encoding PadR family transcriptional regulator — protein MNVQFKKGVIELLVLSLLNRKDRYGYELVEAISESIEIAEGTIYPLLKRMTDEGYFKTYLQESAEGPPRKYYQMTTKGRTYFDELRKEWREFSKSVEKILGE, from the coding sequence ATGAATGTTCAATTTAAAAAAGGCGTGATCGAACTCTTGGTTTTGTCGCTGCTGAATCGCAAAGACCGCTATGGGTATGAGCTGGTCGAAGCGATCTCAGAAAGCATCGAGATAGCCGAGGGGACGATCTATCCCTTGTTAAAACGAATGACCGATGAAGGTTATTTCAAAACCTATCTGCAGGAATCGGCGGAGGGGCCTCCGCGCAAATACTATCAAATGACGACGAAGGGTCGGACGTATTTCGACGAGCTTCGCAAGGAATGGCGCGAGTTTTCAAAAAGTGTTGAAAAGATTTTGGGAGAATAA
- a CDS encoding DUF1700 domain-containing protein yields the protein MTKAEFFEQLNDGLKKVRKDERADILAEYEEHFHHALAKGKTEDQICKDLGSVDQIIKDYRIEKILADQVTGETGNAKSIMRAALILMALAPLNFLVFIGPFLVTMCLLVAFWSVGGSLFLVGAAMFFTLLVKIFSSLLVPVLMIGCVGIASLGIFFMLLLLPITQLMGAMTFRYLKWNLDFARGH from the coding sequence ATGACGAAGGCAGAGTTTTTCGAACAACTAAATGACGGTTTGAAAAAAGTAAGAAAAGACGAACGCGCCGATATTTTGGCGGAGTACGAAGAGCATTTCCATCATGCTTTGGCGAAAGGTAAAACGGAAGATCAGATCTGCAAAGACCTGGGTTCGGTGGATCAAATCATAAAGGACTACCGTATTGAAAAAATTTTGGCCGATCAAGTGACGGGGGAGACCGGTAATGCCAAGTCTATCATGCGTGCTGCACTTATATTGATGGCACTGGCTCCGTTGAACTTCCTGGTTTTCATTGGACCATTCCTGGTGACGATGTGTTTGCTGGTCGCCTTTTGGTCTGTGGGGGGCTCGCTGTTTTTAGTGGGTGCAGCGATGTTCTTTACATTGTTGGTTAAAATATTCTCAAGCTTATTGGTGCCAGTTTTGATGATTGGGTGCGTGGGGATCGCATCCCTCGGGATTTTCTTTATGCTCTTGTTATTACCAATTACTCAATTAATGGGTGCAATGACATTTAGATATTTGAAATGGAATCTTGATTTTGCGAGAGGTCACTAA
- a CDS encoding phosphatidylserine/phosphatidylglycerophosphate/cardiolipin synthase family protein has translation MSKVHKFLTVSGLLLSSALAPSVVMAAEQCSAIFAAETQAPAPAVNPAILMGLLKQQLQAQLGEYAFQIVKGDPTEVLKTKSISPLNVRDLAELGTVKQEAMLLNQLAVLSSSGKLTSSLVSLLAQLKALPELGGKPNPLIGLSKEKEAYLIETAVSNIEGVLALRGLTNPSVKYVEWSALSKTMTERLDKSPAGLDNILHFAKSEFHKTSKVQILIDGEQSFALRDSLMSKAKKSIDVMTWAVYSDKTGFEAADLLIAKHKSGVKVRLIVDGQVAKKPGYTEVVQKMEQAGIEVVRWTNPSHVFEGQHRKMLIIDGEHVISGGLNFGDVYSHKNPDMNVPRWRDTDVYVQGESVNESRRLFADVWNQQVKEKNLSYKTIQVRQSKQVAPETGDVVAVLNHDPVKNQNGSTIMMTLLKGIREAKSTVDIENAYVVMFPALKNEIQAAVARGVRVRVLTNSHTSVDEPIVSLPILRSAHDLAAVGAQVYLKKGATLHSKLAVIDGEYSMVMSYNLHPRSEKVEGEMAVVVKGKRFADTVTQAFMNDISSDRATAIPFADAIQLPSSPEVIPVLRIFFDML, from the coding sequence ATGTCTAAGGTGCATAAGTTTTTGACAGTGAGTGGCCTGTTATTGTCCTCGGCGCTGGCACCCTCGGTGGTGATGGCAGCTGAGCAGTGTTCGGCTATCTTCGCCGCAGAAACCCAGGCTCCAGCTCCAGCAGTAAATCCTGCGATTTTGATGGGTCTTTTAAAGCAGCAGCTGCAGGCTCAATTGGGCGAGTATGCCTTTCAAATCGTAAAGGGTGATCCGACTGAAGTTCTTAAAACGAAATCCATTTCTCCTTTGAATGTGCGTGACCTGGCAGAGCTGGGCACGGTCAAACAAGAGGCGATGCTTTTAAATCAATTAGCTGTGTTGTCTAGTTCCGGCAAACTGACTTCTTCGTTGGTTTCGCTTTTGGCGCAGTTGAAGGCTCTGCCGGAATTGGGAGGAAAACCAAATCCATTGATCGGACTTTCTAAAGAAAAGGAAGCCTATCTGATTGAAACCGCTGTCAGCAACATCGAAGGTGTTCTGGCCTTGCGTGGATTAACGAATCCTTCTGTTAAATATGTCGAGTGGTCGGCACTTTCTAAAACGATGACGGAGCGTTTGGATAAATCTCCAGCGGGTCTGGATAATATTTTGCATTTTGCTAAGTCTGAATTCCATAAGACTTCTAAAGTTCAAATCTTGATCGACGGGGAGCAATCATTCGCCTTGCGAGACAGCTTGATGAGTAAAGCCAAAAAGTCCATTGATGTGATGACATGGGCTGTTTACTCCGACAAGACCGGATTTGAAGCAGCGGATCTTTTGATCGCCAAACACAAAAGTGGCGTGAAAGTTCGCTTGATCGTGGACGGTCAAGTGGCGAAAAAGCCGGGATATACTGAGGTCGTTCAAAAAATGGAACAAGCTGGTATTGAAGTAGTTCGTTGGACGAATCCCTCCCACGTTTTCGAAGGTCAACATCGTAAGATGCTGATCATCGATGGGGAGCATGTGATTTCTGGTGGTTTGAATTTTGGTGATGTGTACAGCCATAAAAATCCAGATATGAATGTTCCACGCTGGAGAGATACAGACGTTTATGTTCAAGGTGAGTCGGTGAACGAAAGCCGCCGCCTGTTCGCTGACGTTTGGAATCAGCAAGTAAAAGAAAAGAACCTGTCTTATAAGACAATTCAAGTTCGTCAATCCAAACAAGTGGCACCAGAAACAGGTGATGTGGTTGCAGTTTTGAATCATGACCCAGTAAAAAATCAAAACGGCAGTACTATTATGATGACGCTTCTTAAAGGTATCCGCGAAGCGAAAAGCACGGTAGATATTGAAAATGCTTACGTCGTGATGTTCCCGGCTTTGAAAAATGAAATCCAGGCGGCAGTGGCGCGCGGTGTTCGTGTGCGTGTTCTTACGAACTCTCACACCTCTGTGGATGAGCCGATCGTAAGTCTTCCGATCTTAAGAAGTGCCCATGATCTGGCAGCAGTTGGTGCGCAAGTTTATTTGAAAAAAGGCGCGACTCTTCACTCTAAGCTTGCGGTGATCGATGGCGAGTACTCGATGGTGATGTCTTATAACTTGCATCCACGTTCTGAAAAGGTGGAAGGCGAGATGGCTGTGGTTGTAAAAGGCAAACGCTTTGCGGATACAGTGACTCAGGCCTTTATGAATGACATCAGCTCAGATCGCGCGACCGCAATTCCTTTTGCAGATGCGATCCAGTTGCCAAGCAGCCCCGAAGTGATTCCAGTTCTGCGAATCTTCTTTGATATGCTTTAA
- a CDS encoding SDR family NAD(P)-dependent oxidoreductase gives MKKNKLALVTGSTAGIGFAIAQSLTKKGFDVIINGRTEERVNNAINELIKSGANKTSLHGVAADLTTTAGISKVTELFPEVEVLVNNFGIFEPKEFADISDEDWEKMWNGNFMSGARLSRHYFPRMMKKNAGRVIFISSESALQIPTEMIHYGVSKTAQVALARGLAETAARTNVTVNSVLVGPTKSEGVGTFLKQLAEKDHISEQQVEEGFFKTARPTSIIQRFIRPEEIGNVVAFLATDEASAITGSAMRVEGGLLKTMV, from the coding sequence ATGAAAAAAAATAAATTGGCATTAGTCACAGGTTCCACGGCTGGAATTGGTTTCGCCATCGCGCAAAGCCTGACGAAAAAAGGTTTCGATGTGATCATCAACGGTCGCACGGAAGAGCGCGTGAATAACGCCATCAATGAGCTTATCAAATCTGGCGCAAACAAAACCTCCCTTCATGGAGTTGCGGCAGATCTTACAACCACGGCTGGTATTTCCAAAGTGACCGAGCTTTTCCCGGAAGTGGAAGTTTTGGTAAATAACTTTGGTATCTTTGAACCTAAAGAGTTCGCTGATATCAGCGATGAGGACTGGGAAAAAATGTGGAATGGAAACTTCATGTCGGGTGCCCGCCTCTCTCGTCATTATTTCCCGCGCATGATGAAAAAGAACGCGGGTCGTGTGATCTTTATTTCCAGCGAGTCTGCGTTGCAAATTCCAACAGAGATGATTCACTATGGAGTTTCAAAAACCGCGCAAGTGGCTTTAGCCCGTGGCCTTGCTGAAACAGCGGCGCGCACGAATGTAACCGTAAATTCTGTCTTGGTTGGACCAACGAAATCAGAAGGCGTTGGCACATTCCTAAAACAATTAGCCGAGAAAGATCATATCTCTGAACAACAAGTTGAAGAGGGCTTCTTTAAAACCGCTCGTCCAACTTCGATCATTCAGCGCTTTATTCGCCCTGAAGAAATCGGCAATGTCGTGGCTTTCCTTGCGACCGATGAAGCGTCTGCTATCACAGGTTCTGCTATGAGAGTTGAAGGCGGCCTGCTTAAAACAATGGTTTAG
- a CDS encoding DoxX family membrane protein, producing the protein MKLNHQDLAISILRIALGINIFLHGIVRFGPNYSKFVAWITETFKDAPLPAWSVQAFAYAIPPLEAIIGLLLILGLFLMPTTIAGLAVMIMLMAGSCLIQNWEIVGIQMIYILLYTVVLFFLNYNHYSVDVLVRKK; encoded by the coding sequence ATGAAACTCAACCACCAGGATTTAGCCATCTCAATTTTGCGTATCGCTTTGGGGATTAACATTTTTCTTCACGGAATTGTGCGCTTTGGACCGAACTATTCCAAGTTCGTTGCTTGGATCACAGAGACATTTAAAGACGCTCCCCTTCCCGCTTGGTCGGTTCAAGCATTTGCTTATGCGATTCCTCCCCTTGAAGCGATCATCGGGTTGCTACTAATCTTGGGGTTGTTCTTAATGCCGACAACCATTGCAGGACTGGCGGTGATGATTATGTTGATGGCTGGAAGCTGCTTGATCCAAAACTGGGAAATCGTCGGCATCCAGATGATTTACATCCTGCTTTACACAGTTGTTTTATTTTTCCTTAACTACAATCACTACTCCGTTGACGTGCTAGTGAGAAAAAAATAG
- a CDS encoding LysR family transcriptional regulator, translating to MKIQNIEDIVAFLSVADAQGFTQASRKVDIPVSILSKRVARLEDDLGVRLFQRSTRAVALTDEGKTLMPQARRLLGDIKEMEEQFSDSDELKGPIHLTMPWGLSQGPVAKILTEFRKQHSQVEVDVHFSDAYERLVEAGFDLAIRFSTLEDSTMIARRLGPNYLKMVASNAYLKEHGTPKTVKDLKEHSLLMIGIHRHRKFMKSGLSLNEIASSSSVISNNGLFLTEVAKSGGGIAIRSHWDVAESLRRKELVEVVVNDRLESGHDAYIVTPSNRYMSKRVRALMDTLVKEFPKFLKE from the coding sequence ATGAAAATCCAGAATATTGAAGACATTGTGGCCTTTTTATCCGTTGCTGATGCGCAGGGTTTTACTCAAGCCTCGCGCAAGGTAGACATCCCGGTTTCGATTCTTAGTAAGCGTGTCGCACGTTTAGAAGACGATCTGGGGGTGAGGCTGTTTCAACGTTCCACTCGTGCGGTGGCCCTGACAGATGAGGGTAAGACGCTGATGCCGCAGGCTCGTCGTCTGCTGGGTGACATCAAAGAGATGGAAGAACAGTTTTCTGATAGTGATGAACTTAAAGGTCCTATTCATCTGACGATGCCATGGGGTTTATCACAGGGGCCGGTCGCGAAGATTCTGACAGAGTTTCGCAAGCAGCATTCCCAGGTCGAAGTCGACGTGCATTTCAGTGATGCCTATGAACGCTTGGTTGAAGCGGGATTTGATCTGGCGATTCGTTTTTCCACCTTAGAAGACTCCACCATGATTGCCAGAAGGTTGGGACCGAACTATTTAAAGATGGTCGCAAGTAATGCTTATTTGAAAGAGCACGGCACACCTAAGACAGTGAAAGATCTGAAAGAACATTCCCTTTTGATGATTGGCATTCATCGCCACCGAAAGTTTATGAAAAGCGGGCTTTCACTGAATGAGATCGCCAGCTCCTCGTCGGTCATTTCGAACAATGGATTGTTCCTAACCGAGGTCGCAAAGTCGGGGGGAGGTATCGCCATTCGTTCGCATTGGGATGTGGCGGAATCACTTCGTCGTAAAGAGTTGGTGGAGGTGGTCGTGAATGATCGCCTGGAATCAGGTCATGATGCTTATATTGTGACGCCGTCGAATCGGTATATGTCAAAACGAGTGCGTGCCCTGATGGACACGCTCGTTAAAGAATTCCCTAAATTTTTAAAGGAATAG
- the odhB gene encoding 2-oxoglutarate dehydrogenase complex dihydrolipoyllysine-residue succinyltransferase, translated as MKQEIKVPAVGESITEATIGSWTKKSGDFVKRNEVLMLLETDKASVEVVAENDGVLTILPGSEAGATVLIGATVATLDTDAKASAGAPAPAAGAVPPPPPAQPAAQTSASPAQMSSAPAGSGGSNPNLSPAVQRIVTENQIDPSQVAGTGKDGRLTKGDVLAATPGTAGKAAAPTAAAAPSAAPAAKAAAPTVVPVATGPSKQGDKKLVPMTTIRKRIAEKLKEAQNTAALLTTFNEIDMTKVMELRAKYKDKFKEKFGLNLGFNGFFVKASVEALKAFPAVNAWIVGTDIEYHNYYNIGIAVSTEKGLMVPNIKDADTLSLAGVEVAVRDLAAKGRDGKISPNDLGGGTFSITNGGVFGSLLSTPIVNAPQSAILGLHKIQDRPMAINGKVEIRPMMYVALTYDHRIVDGKEAVSFLVKIKELVEDPERLLLEI; from the coding sequence ATGAAACAAGAGATTAAAGTTCCCGCAGTGGGCGAATCTATCACCGAGGCGACAATCGGCAGCTGGACTAAAAAATCCGGCGACTTCGTTAAGCGTAATGAAGTTTTGATGCTTCTTGAAACAGACAAAGCCAGCGTTGAAGTTGTCGCGGAAAATGATGGTGTGTTGACGATCCTTCCAGGCAGTGAAGCTGGTGCAACAGTTTTGATTGGTGCAACAGTTGCGACCCTGGATACTGATGCTAAAGCAAGCGCAGGTGCTCCGGCTCCGGCGGCAGGTGCAGTTCCACCTCCACCACCCGCACAACCAGCAGCTCAAACTTCTGCTTCTCCTGCACAGATGTCTTCTGCTCCGGCAGGATCTGGCGGTTCTAATCCAAATCTTTCACCAGCGGTGCAAAGAATTGTGACTGAAAACCAAATCGATCCTTCTCAAGTTGCGGGCACTGGTAAAGATGGCCGTTTGACGAAAGGTGATGTTCTTGCAGCCACTCCGGGTACAGCAGGAAAAGCGGCCGCTCCAACAGCAGCAGCAGCTCCTTCTGCAGCACCGGCAGCTAAAGCTGCGGCTCCAACTGTTGTTCCAGTAGCTACAGGTCCTTCGAAACAAGGCGATAAAAAACTTGTTCCGATGACAACGATCCGTAAGCGTATTGCTGAAAAATTGAAAGAAGCACAAAACACGGCGGCACTTCTTACGACTTTCAACGAAATCGACATGACGAAAGTGATGGAGCTTCGCGCGAAGTACAAAGATAAATTCAAAGAGAAATTCGGTCTGAACCTTGGTTTCAACGGCTTCTTTGTGAAAGCCTCTGTTGAAGCTTTGAAAGCTTTCCCTGCAGTCAACGCATGGATCGTTGGCACTGATATCGAATACCACAACTACTACAACATCGGTATCGCGGTATCCACTGAAAAAGGCTTGATGGTTCCGAACATCAAAGACGCAGACACATTGTCCTTGGCAGGTGTTGAAGTGGCAGTTCGCGATCTGGCTGCAAAAGGTCGCGATGGCAAGATCTCTCCAAACGATTTGGGTGGCGGGACATTCTCCATCACAAACGGTGGTGTGTTCGGCTCCCTTCTTTCAACTCCGATCGTAAACGCGCCTCAGTCAGCGATCTTGGGTCTTCATAAAATCCAAGACCGCCCAATGGCCATAAACGGTAAAGTTGAAATCCGCCCGATGATGTACGTGGCTTTGACTTACGACCACAGAATCGTGGATGGCAAAGAAGCCGTGAGCTTCCTAGTGAAGATCAAAGAGCTTGTTGAAGATCCTGAAAGACTTCTTCTAGAAATCTAA